AGCTGTAATCCCACACGTCTTCCAGCGCTTTGAGGTTGTGTTGCAGGTTCGGGTATTCGCCGTAGCAAATGAACCCACCGTTAGCCAGCGGCGGATAGGGCAGCTCGAAGTCGATTTTCTGGTAAGGGTTCACCTTCTTCTCCACATCAAGATGGAAGCTGTTGGTGTAATACCCTTTGTCCGTCACGCCCTGCACGACGCCAAACTCGGCGGTATCCAGACGGCAGAAGCGGTCGCACAGGTTTTCACTCGGCGTGCTGTACAGGCTGAAGCCATAGCCCGTTTCGTCTTTCCACTGTTCGGTGGCGGCTTTCAGGCGAGTGATAACGGCCACGGCTTTGGCACGCAGCGCTTCGTTATCAAACACGTGCGTTTGGCTACCGAAGAGGGCGTTAATCGTTTCATGCAGGCCGATGTAACCCAGTGAAATCGAGGCGCGCCCATTCTTGAAGATGTCCGCAATGCAGTCGTCCGCTTTTAAACGCACGCCGCACGCGCCTTCCATATACAGGATGGGTGCGACGCGGGCTTTCACGTTTTCCAGCCGCGCAATGCGCGTCATCAGTGCTTTCTTCGCCAGCGTCAGACGCTGATCGAGCAGCGTCCAGAAGCGGGTTTCGCTGCCTTCTGCCTCCAGCGCGATGCGCGGCAGGTTCAGGCTGATCACACCTAAGTTATTGCGGCCGTCGTGAATCTGCTGGCCGTTCTCTTCATAAACGCCGAGGAAGCTGCGGCAGCCCATTGGCGTTTTAAACGAACCGGTGACGTTCACGACCTGATCGTAATTCAGAATATCCGGGTACATGCGCTTGCTGGCGCACTCCAGCGCGAGCTGTTTGATATCGTAATTTGGATCGCCCGCTTTGTGGTTCAGACCGTCGCGAATCGCAAAGACCAGTTTCGGGAATACCGCCGTTTTGTGGTTTTTACCCAGCCCGGCAATGCGGTTGCGTAGGATCGATTCCTGAATCAGACGCGATTCCCAACTGACGCCGAGCCCGAAACCAAAGGTCACGAACGGCGTCTGGCCATTAGCGGTGTGCAGCGTGTTGACTTCGTATTCCAGTGACTGGAAGGCGTCGTAGCACTCTTTTTCCGTGCGGGTTAAGGCATAGTTTTCCGCATCGGGAATCTGCCACTCTTCTGCCACCGCTTTGTGTTTCGCATGGCTGGCGGTGACGAACGGCGCCAGAATTTCATCAATACGGTTAATCGTGGTACCGCCATAAATGTGGCTGGCGACCTGCGCGATAATCTGCGCGGTGACGGCGGTCGCGGTTGAGATTGACTTCGGTGGCTCAATCTCCGCATTACCCATTTTGAAGCCGTTGGTCAGCATGCCATCCAGGTCGATCAGCATGCAGTTAAACATCGGGAAAAAAGGCGAGTAGTCGAGGTCGTGATAGTGAATCTCACCGCGCTCGTGCGCCAATACCACATCACGCGGCAGGATGTACTGTTTGGCGTAATGCTTGGCGACAATGCCGGCCAGCAGGTCGCGCTGGGTGGGAATCACTTTACTGTCTTTGTTGGCGTTTTCGTTCAGCAGCGCCATGTTGCTCTGCTCAACCAGACCGCGAATTTCCTGATTCAGACGACCGTGGCGTTCACGCGCAATATCGCGGTCATGGCGATATTCGATGTAGGTACGCGCCAGTTTTTTGTAATTGCCGGACATCAACAGGTTTTCGACCGCGTCCTGAATATCGCGGATATCTACGCGCGATTTATCCTGCATTTGTTGAGCGACCGCACAGGCCACCGTTGCGCAGTAGTCTGCATCGTTGATACCCGCCGCATGTGCCGCGCGTTCGACTGCCTCTTTGATACGCACTTCATCAAAAGGCACCTGGCAACCGTCCCGTTTAATCACGACTGGTTTCACGTTTTCTTCCTCTGGAAAGGTTATCCACAGGCGAAAACCGTAACTGGCAAGGGTTACAGGGGGCTGTGGATGACATTGTGGATAAACACTATATGTAGTTCATGTTTACAGGATAGGCACTATATATTGAAATTGCGTCGGGGTGTTTGCGCTTTTATCGCTGTAAAATTGATGTAGAGCAAAGAAACCCTCATGTCGCGGGGAATTTGAGCCTGAACAAAAAATAGTCAAAAAAGGCGATGAGACTGGGAAGGCTTGCTACACGCGGCCTGGCGGAAATTCGTTGTTTTTTTGACCGTGATGTGCGCTGGGAATGTCAATAATGTTGTTGTGGTGAAAGAAAGAACTGAAAAAAAGCGCATCGGTTACCGTGCGCTTTGTAGGGATATTGCGGTGATATTTAGCGACGAACGGCGATCGCTTCGATTTCAATCTTCACGTCTTTTGGCAGGCGTGCAACTTCAACGCAAGAGCGAGCCGGGAACGGCGCGCTATGTTCGTTGAAGAAGGCTTCATACGCGGTGTTCACGAGAGCGAAATCGTGCAGGTCTTTCACGAACACGGTCATTTTCACGATATCGGAAACTTTCAGGCCAGCGGCTTCCACAATCGCCTGAACGTTTTCCAGTGACTGACGCGTCTGAGCGGTGATGTTATCTGCCACCAGGCCGCTTTTCGGGTTCACGGGGATCTGGCCGGACGTGAAGATCATGCTGCCAAGGTCGACGCCCTGAACATAAGGGCCGATGGCGGCTGGGGCGTGCTCAGTGCTGATAATGCGTGACATGGTATCTCCTTGATGGGGGCGTAAAAGAAACGCGGACGCCGCCATTATTCAAAAAAGCCCCGCCACAGGCAATGTTCATCGCGGGGCAATGCAGAAAACTAGCGATCTTGCAGCACTGCCTGACGCTCAAACTCTTTCTCGCAGTACTTACACTTCAGGTGAACGTCGCCGTCGCGCTGCTTCACGCTGAATGACGACGACACCGGCTCGCTGCGGCTGATGCAGTTGCTGTTCGGGCAAGTGAGCACGCCAATAATGTGGTCTGGCAGCGTCGGCACCAGCTTGCGTACCACGTCATACTCATCAATCTGATTGACGGTAGCCTGCGGTGCGTAGATTGCCAACTGGTTCGCCTGCTGTTCAGTCAGGAAGATGTTCTCGATCTTGATCAGATCTTTGCGCCCAAGGTGGTTGGACGGCAAGTTCAGGCCGATAGTGATGCGCTGGTCTGTCGCGGTCAGTTTAAACAGCGTCAGCAGCTTAAAACCCACCTGTGCGGGAATGTGGTCGATCACCGTGCCACGTTTGATCGCTTCAACCTGTAATTTATTATCGTGTGTCATGATGGTTTCTTCCTCTTACAGAACCAGTTCGCGATTCAGGACCAGCGCCAGCAGCGCCTGACGGGCGTAGATTCCGTTGCCTGCCTGTTGGAAATAATAGGCGTAAGGCGTGGCATCCACATCAATGGTGATCTCATCAACGCGCGGCAGCGGGTGCAGCACTTTCAAATTCGGGCGGGCGCTGTGCAGGTCGGCGGCGCGCAGGACAAACTGGGATTTGATGTTGATGTATTCAGACGGATCCAGACGCTCTTTCTGCACGCGCGTCATGTACAGAATATCCAGCTCGCCGACGACATCGTCGATGCTGTTGTGCAGACTGTAAGCAATATTCTTCTCTTTCAGCATGCTCAGAATGTAGTCCGGCATCGCCAGCGCGTCCGGGGCGATGAAGTAGAAGCGATTGCCTTCAAACTTCGCCAGCGCCTGCGTGAGTGAATGTACGGTGCGGCCATATTTCAAATCACCGACCATCGCGATATTGATGTTATTCAGCCGGCCCTGCGTTTCCTGAATGGTGAACAAATCGAGCAGCGTCTGCGTCGGGTGCTGGTTCGCGCCGTCGCCAGCGTTCAGAATCGGAATACCGCCGGAGAACTCGGTCGCCAGGCGGGAAGCGCCTTCCTGTGGGTGACGCATCACGATGGCATCCACGTATTGGCTGATGACGGAAATGGTGTCGGCCAGCGTTTCGCCTTTTTTCCCCAACGACGTGTTGTTGCTGTCAGCGAAACCGACGACGGAGGCGCCGAGGCGATGCATCGCGGTTTCAAAGGATAAACGCGTCCGGGTTGAGGCCTCGAAGAAGCAACTGGCAATCACTTTATGTTTCAACAACTCAGGCTGAGGCTTGGCTTTCAGGCTGGCGGCGACACGCAACGCCAGTTCCAAATCTTCCCGACTGAGGTCGTTAATCGAAATAATATGTTTTTGATAGAGCGGATTGACCATGTTGCCTTTCTCCTAACGAGTAAACAGGAAATGTCGTATCTGGCTGCCCAGATTGTGGGCCAAAAAAAAGCCCCTCATTGAGGGGCTTTCTTCATTGAATCATTGAGCAACGGAAAGGAAAACGCTAGCTGGCTGCCGGATGGCAGTTGTGGTTGAGAACCAACATAAGCAGCGGATTTTTTGGTGTAACGGCGCATGACCCCTCCCAGCAAACTGTCGGGAATTATACGCGCCGACTAGGCTATTTCAAGCAGAAAACGTGGTTTTTTACGTATCGCAATCGGTTGCGGGTCGCGTGCTGTGTGCATAACGTTCGTCAGTGAAAGAAGGCCGATGGGGAAGAGTGACGCGCAGTTCACTTTTTCGTATTAACACGCTGGCGGGCGTCACATTTGGAGAGTATAAGGTTTGTAAAACAGGGTTTCATTTTTATATCAACGAGGTTTTTTATGATTACTGGCAACGTCCACCACCTTGAACTGGTTCCTTATCTGCCTGCCAAACTGCGCGAAGCGATTGAATACGTGAAGCAAAACATTACGGCAGACACGCCGCTGGGCAAACATGATATCGAGGGCAACAGCGTGTTCGTCCTGATCTCCAACGATAGCACCGACCTGCTGGAAAAACGCCGCGCCGAGTATCATGCCAAATATCTGGACATTCAGATCGTGCTGTCTGGTGTGGAAGGGATGACGTTCAGTAACCTGCCAGCAGGCAAGCCGGATACCGATTGGCTGGCGGATAAAGACATCGCTTTCCTGCCTGCGGGCGAACAGGAAAAACAGTTTGTGATGCAGGAAGGGGATTTTGTCGTCTTCTTCCCAGGGGAAGTGCACAAACCGCTGTGTGCCGTTGGTGAACCTGCGCACGTGCGCAAAGCCGTAGTGAAAATCGACGCGTCGCTGGTGTAGGATTGCTGTGAACAAGGACGTTCAATCATAAAATGGAGAAAATAATGGCAATAATTCCTCAGATGCCCGCTGGTGGTTTTCCTCTTCTGCTTAAAAATCTCTATGAGGCTCGCAGAAATGGTATGCCACGGAGTATGGCTGTTCCGCAGACCTACTATTGGTTTTATCAGCAGGTTCGTAATGGTGGCCCGTGGGATTACAAGCAGCGTGATCGTTCGCTGGCTAACTTCGGTAATTTTAATTACGGTGCGGCGGGTACGGCTGCGGGAATTATGCCAAATATATTGTTGATGGGAGCTGGCTGGGCCCAGAGTCGGGCAGGCACTTCTCGACCTGACTGGGGATATTGGTATCATCGGCTACCCTATGGTGATGATCCACGCGATCAGTTCTGGATTCAACAAGGAATAGACTATGCACGCCAGCACGGCTATTAAGTGGGGGCATCGTTTATTGACAGCGGTACTGCTCGTTGCTGTCGTCGGTTTCTGTATGATTCAGTTCTTATCATCTGGCCGCTATAATGATCGGCTTTACAGCCAAAAACCGCTTACTGATAAAATCTGGCTCTATGTGACCCAGTACCAGAATGCTGGCGCGACGGATTCTGACGTTTATCGCTACTATCTTTACCGTCATATTGATGGCGATCCAATGAACGTACTTGGCGATTCTGCGCCATTTCTGACGGCAGACCGTAGCGACGTGTCAGTTTCCGGAGTGGGGAGCCGTATTACGGTCAAAATGACAGGCAAAATTTATTCATTTAGCAATTCATCATTTTTTTATGACGGTAAAATGCCAGTCATGCCTACGATTGATATTGATGCAAAAGGGATCAATGCTTGGAGAGAGTAGCGGCTTGTTTCAATATGCAGAATTAAGGC
This genomic interval from Pectobacterium aquaticum contains the following:
- the nrdD gene encoding anaerobic ribonucleoside-triphosphate reductase, which encodes MKPVVIKRDGCQVPFDEVRIKEAVERAAHAAGINDADYCATVACAVAQQMQDKSRVDIRDIQDAVENLLMSGNYKKLARTYIEYRHDRDIARERHGRLNQEIRGLVEQSNMALLNENANKDSKVIPTQRDLLAGIVAKHYAKQYILPRDVVLAHERGEIHYHDLDYSPFFPMFNCMLIDLDGMLTNGFKMGNAEIEPPKSISTATAVTAQIIAQVASHIYGGTTINRIDEILAPFVTASHAKHKAVAEEWQIPDAENYALTRTEKECYDAFQSLEYEVNTLHTANGQTPFVTFGFGLGVSWESRLIQESILRNRIAGLGKNHKTAVFPKLVFAIRDGLNHKAGDPNYDIKQLALECASKRMYPDILNYDQVVNVTGSFKTPMGCRSFLGVYEENGQQIHDGRNNLGVISLNLPRIALEAEGSETRFWTLLDQRLTLAKKALMTRIARLENVKARVAPILYMEGACGVRLKADDCIADIFKNGRASISLGYIGLHETINALFGSQTHVFDNEALRAKAVAVITRLKAATEQWKDETGYGFSLYSTPSENLCDRFCRLDTAEFGVVQGVTDKGYYTNSFHLDVEKKVNPYQKIDFELPYPPLANGGFICYGEYPNLQHNLKALEDVWDYSYSRVPYYGTNTPIDECYECGFTGEFECTSKGFTCPKCGNHDSARVSVTRRVCGYLGSPDARPFNAGKQEEVKRRIKHLGNGQLG
- the ridA gene encoding 2-iminobutanoate/2-iminopropanoate deaminase, giving the protein MSRIISTEHAPAAIGPYVQGVDLGSMIFTSGQIPVNPKSGLVADNITAQTRQSLENVQAIVEAAGLKVSDIVKMTVFVKDLHDFALVNTAYEAFFNEHSAPFPARSCVEVARLPKDVKIEIEAIAVRR
- the pyrI gene encoding aspartate carbamoyltransferase regulatory subunit encodes the protein MTHDNKLQVEAIKRGTVIDHIPAQVGFKLLTLFKLTATDQRITIGLNLPSNHLGRKDLIKIENIFLTEQQANQLAIYAPQATVNQIDEYDVVRKLVPTLPDHIIGVLTCPNSNCISRSEPVSSSFSVKQRDGDVHLKCKYCEKEFERQAVLQDR
- the pyrB gene encoding aspartate carbamoyltransferase, encoding MVNPLYQKHIISINDLSREDLELALRVAASLKAKPQPELLKHKVIASCFFEASTRTRLSFETAMHRLGASVVGFADSNNTSLGKKGETLADTISVISQYVDAIVMRHPQEGASRLATEFSGGIPILNAGDGANQHPTQTLLDLFTIQETQGRLNNINIAMVGDLKYGRTVHSLTQALAKFEGNRFYFIAPDALAMPDYILSMLKEKNIAYSLHNSIDDVVGELDILYMTRVQKERLDPSEYINIKSQFVLRAADLHSARPNLKVLHPLPRVDEITIDVDATPYAYYFQQAGNGIYARQALLALVLNRELVL
- a CDS encoding YhcH/YjgK/YiaL family protein; its protein translation is MITGNVHHLELVPYLPAKLREAIEYVKQNITADTPLGKHDIEGNSVFVLISNDSTDLLEKRRAEYHAKYLDIQIVLSGVEGMTFSNLPAGKPDTDWLADKDIAFLPAGEQEKQFVMQEGDFVVFFPGEVHKPLCAVGEPAHVRKAVVKIDASLV
- a CDS encoding polymorphic toxin type 44 domain-containing protein translates to MAIIPQMPAGGFPLLLKNLYEARRNGMPRSMAVPQTYYWFYQQVRNGGPWDYKQRDRSLANFGNFNYGAAGTAAGIMPNILLMGAGWAQSRAGTSRPDWGYWYHRLPYGDDPRDQFWIQQGIDYARQHGY